One window of Bactrocera tryoni isolate S06 chromosome 2, CSIRO_BtryS06_freeze2, whole genome shotgun sequence genomic DNA carries:
- the LOC120768764 gene encoding Down syndrome cell adhesion molecule-like protein Dscam2, with amino-acid sequence MSSDPMDEKRAIGKMSKQRKPSFDYAATKRWSKSPRQLPLASTRTTDIIVLFVIAFLAVMATTSTDASNYFDIQGPNFSHEPPSCIEFTNNAGSIADCIAHDNPPVNVEWLDKDNNPITLISKD; translated from the exons ATGTCTTCCGATCCGATGGATGAAAAGCGAGCGATTGGGAAAATGAGTAAACAGCGAAAACCTTCATTCGATTACGCAGCAACCAAACGTTGGAGTAAATCGCCTCGCCAGCTGCCACTCGCCAGCACAAGAACGACTGATATTATCGTGTTATTCGTGATAGCCTTTCTGGCCGTCATGGCTACAACCAGTACAG ATGCTTCCAACTACTTTGACATCCAAGGACCTAATTTCTCGCATGAACCGCCATCGTGCATTGAATTCACCAACAATGCTGGCAGCATTGCCGATTGCATAGCGCATGATAATCCACCGGTGAATGTCGAATGGCTAGACAAGGACAATAATCCCATCACCTTGATATCAAAG